Proteins co-encoded in one Candidatus Omnitrophota bacterium genomic window:
- a CDS encoding DNA translocase FtsK, with protein MKEKRINEFKGILLVAAGLIVLASLLSFDPNDLGFHSSHPNVPPHNLIRTFGAYLGWIIIFFFGRWACFIMQLFLLWAGIKLFRNDPPYLSIPRMIGLGLLAVSCGSLIGLIIIKDASVSFYHAGFLGFIISRFINNYFGQLGGYILFITLILLSLALVTEIMISTFLVNSVDKAKLVFVPFWKKRSESQGLIKKIISGKKALRDKIIKPRIAEVKPVDLAEEAIEKPGIIKPKVKIKAETDKPASENPKPRPKEVLIGDYRLPGLDLLDSPPPLEARQIKEDLTNNARVLQDTLEDFGIAVKVTDIERGPIITRYELEPAPGVKLNRIVALGDDIALAMKAQSVRIVAPIPGKARVGVEVPNMQSTLVYLKELLAAKEFQDAKSKLTISLGKDIAGAPVVGYLDQMPHLLIAGTTGAGKTVCVNSVILSLLWKCSPNELKMVMIDPKMVELAPFNGLPHLLCPVVTESKKAAGVLNWVVNEMEHRYRLLAEAGARNIIAYNEKQPKEWMPYIVVLIDEFADLMMVARDQVESAVTRLAQLSRAVGIHLVLATQRPSVDVITGVIKANLPARISFKVASKVDSRTVLDMNGADKLLGRGDMLFLKPQDAKIVRAQGALVTDKEIERVVDFIKAQAEPVYNEEVLKDPSRSGSVSTEKDDLYDEAVRVVIESNQASVSILQRRMRLGYTRAARMIDMMEEDGIVGPYEGSKPRRLLVDRDEWLKNQVMPGKQAG; from the coding sequence GTGAAAGAGAAGAGGATCAATGAGTTTAAAGGCATTCTTCTTGTTGCCGCAGGGCTTATTGTTCTAGCCAGCCTTTTATCTTTTGACCCTAATGATCTCGGTTTCCATTCTTCGCACCCCAATGTCCCCCCGCATAATTTGATCAGGACTTTCGGCGCCTATCTGGGTTGGATAATAATCTTTTTTTTCGGCAGATGGGCCTGTTTTATCATGCAGTTGTTTCTGCTCTGGGCAGGGATAAAGCTCTTCAGGAATGACCCCCCCTATTTAAGTATCCCCCGGATGATCGGACTGGGACTTTTGGCTGTTTCCTGCGGTTCGCTTATTGGTTTGATCATCATAAAAGACGCCTCGGTAAGCTTCTACCACGCCGGTTTTTTGGGTTTCATTATCTCGCGGTTCATTAATAACTATTTCGGGCAGCTCGGCGGGTATATCCTTTTTATCACACTTATACTTTTGTCGTTGGCGCTGGTGACCGAGATAATGATCTCCACGTTTCTGGTGAATTCGGTGGATAAGGCTAAACTCGTGTTTGTTCCTTTCTGGAAGAAAAGATCCGAAAGCCAGGGGTTGATCAAAAAGATCATCTCAGGGAAAAAAGCGCTTCGGGATAAGATCATAAAGCCCCGGATCGCCGAGGTTAAGCCCGTTGACCTCGCTGAAGAGGCGATAGAAAAGCCGGGTATCATAAAACCGAAAGTGAAGATCAAGGCCGAAACGGATAAGCCCGCTTCTGAAAACCCTAAGCCTAGACCCAAAGAGGTGTTGATCGGGGATTATCGTTTGCCCGGATTGGACCTTTTGGATTCGCCGCCGCCTTTAGAGGCCAGGCAGATAAAAGAGGACTTGACCAATAATGCCCGTGTCCTGCAGGATACGCTGGAGGATTTTGGGATCGCGGTCAAGGTCACGGATATCGAGCGCGGGCCGATAATAACCCGGTATGAACTCGAGCCTGCTCCCGGGGTCAAGCTTAACCGCATAGTCGCTTTAGGCGATGATATCGCTTTGGCGATGAAGGCGCAGTCGGTCAGGATCGTGGCTCCTATTCCGGGCAAGGCTAGGGTCGGGGTGGAGGTTCCCAATATGCAAAGCACCCTGGTCTACCTAAAAGAGTTGCTTGCCGCGAAGGAGTTCCAGGACGCGAAGTCAAAATTGACTATTTCACTGGGTAAGGATATTGCCGGCGCTCCGGTGGTCGGCTATCTGGACCAGATGCCGCATCTTTTAATAGCCGGGACTACCGGAGCGGGTAAGACCGTATGCGTCAATTCAGTGATCCTATCCTTGCTTTGGAAGTGTTCCCCCAATGAACTCAAGATGGTGATGATCGACCCGAAAATGGTGGAGCTGGCGCCTTTTAACGGACTGCCGCATTTACTTTGCCCTGTGGTTACCGAATCCAAAAAAGCCGCCGGGGTATTGAATTGGGTGGTCAATGAAATGGAGCATAGATATCGCCTTCTGGCTGAAGCCGGGGCGCGCAATATTATCGCCTACAATGAAAAACAGCCTAAGGAGTGGATGCCTTATATAGTCGTTTTGATCGATGAATTCGCCGATCTGATGATGGTCGCCCGCGACCAGGTTGAAAGCGCGGTTACCCGTCTGGCCCAGCTTTCCCGGGCAGTGGGGATCCACCTGGTTTTAGCTACCCAGAGGCCGTCTGTCGACGTAATAACCGGCGTTATCAAGGCAAATCTTCCGGCGCGCATCTCTTTTAAAGTCGCTTCCAAGGTTGATTCCAGGACAGTCTTGGATATGAACGGAGCGGATAAACTGCTGGGCAGAGGGGATATGCTTTTTCTCAAGCCTCAGGACGCGAAGATTGTCCGCGCGCAGGGCGCTTTGGTCACGGATAAGGAGATTGAAAGAGTAGTCGATTTTATAAAGGCGCAGGCTGAACCGGTATATAATGAAGAGGTATTAAAAGATCCGTCCAGATCAGGCAGCGTGAGCACCGAGAAAGACGATCTCTATGACGAGGCGGTCCGGGTGGTCATCGAGAGCAATCAGGCGTCTGTTTCGATATTGCAGAGAAGGATGCGCCTTGGTTATACCCGCGCCGCCCGGATGATCGATATGATGGAAGAGGACGGTATTGTAGGCCCTTACGAGGGAAGCAAGCCCAGGAGGCTGCTGGTGGATCGGGATGAGTGGCTGAAGAATCAGGTTATGCCGGGCAAACAAGCAGGTTAA
- the pilO gene encoding type 4a pilus biogenesis protein PilO, whose protein sequence is MMKKIQDIYAFLAHLPKRDKMKFYAAGIFVLMALFDRLIIAPISSKLQSLDKQITEKEAAIKVDLRILGEKERIELESAQYRSFFTKEGSAEEEMSSLMKEVETLANKSTVYLLDMKPGTVKQSATSKEYTVTLNCEGELRRLIEFIYAIETSKKLLKTEKMQISVKSKESDTLKCSLLISKIILLKSE, encoded by the coding sequence ATGATGAAAAAGATACAGGATATATACGCGTTCCTGGCGCATCTGCCTAAGCGCGATAAAATGAAGTTTTACGCCGCGGGGATATTTGTCCTGATGGCTTTGTTCGACCGGCTGATAATCGCCCCTATTTCCTCAAAGTTGCAGTCTTTGGATAAGCAGATAACGGAGAAAGAGGCGGCAATAAAGGTGGATCTGCGCATATTGGGAGAGAAAGAGCGCATTGAGCTGGAAAGCGCCCAATATAGGTCTTTCTTTACCAAGGAGGGCTCGGCCGAGGAGGAGATGTCTTCCTTAATGAAGGAGGTGGAGACCCTGGCTAATAAATCCACGGTTTATCTTTTGGATATGAAGCCCGGTACGGTCAAGCAGAGCGCTACCTCCAAGGAATACACGGTTACCCTGAATTGCGAGGGCGAGCTTAGGCGCCTTATCGAATTCATTTACGCGATTGAAACATCCAAGAAGCTCCTGAAGACCGAAAAAATGCAGATCTCGGTTAAATCCAAAGAAAGCGATACCTTGAAATGCAGCCTTTTGATATCAAAAATAATTCTGTTAAAGTCCGAATAA
- the rpsO gene encoding 30S ribosomal protein S15: MVLVVEKKKKIIDSFKGHNQDTGSAQVQIALLTERINLLTDHFKLHKKDFHSRRGLLVLVGKRRRLLNYFKKKDSTKYQELLDKLNLRK, from the coding sequence TTGGTTTTAGTCGTTGAGAAGAAGAAAAAAATAATCGATAGTTTTAAAGGACATAATCAGGATACCGGATCAGCGCAGGTGCAGATAGCGCTTTTGACTGAGAGGATCAATCTTTTAACTGATCATTTCAAGCTTCATAAGAAAGATTTCCATTCCCGCCGCGGGCTCTTGGTCCTGGTCGGGAAACGCCGCCGGCTTCTTAATTATTTTAAGAAGAAAGACAGCACTAAATACCAGGAACTCCTGGACAAACTTAATCTGAGGAAATAG
- a CDS encoding DUF4115 domain-containing protein codes for MESVGAKLKKKRLEQGISIEDVHNKTKIHLDILKSIEDDDFVNLNPIYIKGFLKLYCQCLGVSPEDYIPCYKEARVTIKPSDPEGKKDRGYLKQSSGAEKAFNLRLIVSIVSFIILIFLVIGLFNLVRSTAARISGWSKKNKATVHARVKPARKPAQAAKSKPAAVSPAAKAKFQGSIAFNNSADSELRAGLHALEDCWVQAKIDGKTVFQSILKKGRDENWKAKDKIELLLGSAGGVRLEVNGKVIPTLGRRDQVLKDIVITKNGLKIGR; via the coding sequence ATGGAATCGGTTGGCGCGAAGCTCAAGAAAAAAAGGCTGGAACAGGGTATATCCATTGAAGACGTCCATAATAAGACCAAGATCCACCTGGATATACTTAAATCCATAGAAGACGATGATTTTGTCAATCTCAATCCGATATATATAAAAGGCTTCCTTAAACTGTATTGCCAATGCCTCGGCGTAAGCCCTGAAGATTATATCCCTTGTTATAAAGAAGCAAGGGTGACGATCAAGCCGTCTGATCCGGAAGGTAAAAAAGACCGCGGTTATCTTAAACAATCATCCGGGGCGGAAAAAGCGTTCAATCTTAGGTTGATCGTATCGATCGTATCTTTTATAATCCTTATATTCCTGGTTATAGGCCTGTTTAATCTTGTAAGATCTACGGCTGCCCGGATTTCCGGATGGTCGAAGAAAAATAAAGCGACCGTGCATGCCAGGGTGAAACCAGCAAGGAAACCGGCGCAAGCGGCCAAGTCTAAGCCCGCAGCTGTGAGCCCGGCGGCCAAAGCTAAATTCCAGGGAAGCATCGCTTTTAATAACAGCGCGGATTCGGAATTAAGGGCCGGTTTGCACGCGCTTGAAGATTGCTGGGTGCAGGCAAAGATCGACGGCAAAACCGTTTTCCAGAGCATCCTGAAAAAAGGCAGGGATGAAAATTGGAAAGCGAAAGATAAGATCGAACTGCTCTTGGGTTCTGCCGGAGGGGTGCGCCTGGAAGTAAACGGCAAGGTCATCCCCACTTTGGGCAGGAGGGACCAGGTCCTAAAAGATATCGTTATTACCAAGAACGGCCTTAAGATCGGACGTTGA
- the pnp gene encoding polyribonucleotide nucleotidyltransferase, whose product MKENAKSIKFGDQDFNLKTGKVAKQANGSVVVEYGGTVVLVTACVSAKIREGQDFFPLTVEYQEKTYAAGRIPGGFFKREGKPSENEILTSRLIDRPIRPLFPKGFLNEVQIVALVLSSDAENDPDIMAVNGASAALCISDIPFAGPIGCCRVARNESGFILNPTYAQTSVSDLDLIVVANKKGVVMLESKCKEVSEEVYFDAVKFAYEHIQDIIRFQEEFAKEFGKAKIEPAYKKIDPALMEKVQGLAMERLRQVYKLTKKEDREDGIELLSKELQASLTAEGFSDLDIKTALVEVEEAEVRKMIVDDKVRVDGRGFEEIRPISCEASFLPRTHGSALFTRGQTQSLAVITLGTGDDEQMIESLEGEKYKNFMLHYCFPPFSVGETKPMRGPGRREIGHGALAERALLAVMPTKEQFPYTVRVVSEILESNGSSSMATVCAASLSLMDAGVPIKEPVSGIAMGLVKEGNKAVILTDIAGVEDHFGDMDFKVAGTKTGMTAVQLDLKIDGIDLELLKNALSQAKKARFFILDKITACLEKPRSALSVYAPRIDKIKINTEKIGAVIGPGGKTIKQIIAATGASIDIDDDGTVLVASNDVNKSQAAISMIKAITDDVEVGRIYPAKVKRVTTFGAFCEIAPGKEGLVHVSELAEKFVKDVNSVVKVGDEFKVKVVEIDELGRINLSKKKAEETDKK is encoded by the coding sequence ATGAAAGAAAACGCGAAGAGCATTAAATTCGGGGACCAGGATTTCAATCTTAAAACAGGTAAGGTGGCTAAACAGGCCAATGGTTCGGTCGTGGTGGAATACGGCGGTACCGTTGTGTTGGTCACTGCCTGCGTGTCCGCTAAGATCAGGGAAGGCCAGGATTTCTTTCCTTTGACCGTGGAATACCAGGAAAAGACATATGCCGCGGGAAGGATCCCCGGCGGTTTCTTTAAGCGTGAAGGCAAGCCGTCGGAGAATGAGATATTGACATCCCGGCTTATCGACAGGCCTATCCGTCCGCTTTTTCCTAAAGGTTTTTTGAACGAGGTTCAGATAGTGGCCCTGGTTTTGTCCAGCGACGCGGAAAATGACCCGGATATAATGGCCGTTAACGGCGCGTCAGCCGCCCTTTGCATTTCCGATATACCGTTCGCCGGGCCGATAGGCTGCTGCCGGGTAGCCAGGAATGAATCGGGATTTATCCTGAATCCCACCTATGCCCAGACCAGCGTTTCCGACCTTGATTTGATCGTGGTAGCCAATAAAAAAGGCGTGGTCATGCTGGAATCAAAGTGTAAAGAGGTCTCGGAAGAGGTCTACTTTGACGCGGTTAAATTCGCGTATGAACATATACAGGATATTATCCGTTTTCAGGAAGAATTCGCCAAGGAATTCGGCAAAGCCAAGATCGAACCGGCGTATAAAAAGATCGACCCGGCATTGATGGAAAAGGTCCAGGGCCTGGCAATGGAGCGTTTACGCCAGGTTTATAAGTTAACCAAGAAAGAGGACCGGGAAGACGGTATAGAGCTTTTATCGAAAGAGCTGCAGGCTTCTCTGACCGCCGAGGGCTTTTCGGACCTGGATATAAAAACGGCTTTGGTTGAAGTTGAAGAAGCGGAAGTGCGCAAAATGATCGTGGACGATAAGGTGCGCGTCGACGGGCGCGGTTTCGAAGAGATCCGGCCGATAAGCTGTGAGGCGTCGTTCCTGCCGCGCACCCATGGCTCCGCGCTTTTTACCCGCGGACAGACCCAGAGCCTGGCAGTGATCACGCTGGGTACCGGAGATGACGAGCAGATGATCGAATCCCTGGAAGGGGAGAAATACAAGAATTTTATGCTGCATTACTGTTTTCCGCCTTTCAGCGTTGGCGAGACCAAGCCTATGCGCGGTCCCGGACGCCGGGAGATCGGGCACGGCGCTCTGGCTGAACGGGCCTTGTTGGCTGTAATGCCCACTAAAGAGCAATTCCCTTATACTGTAAGGGTTGTTTCCGAGATACTGGAATCAAACGGGTCTTCGAGCATGGCCACGGTATGCGCGGCCAGTCTTTCCTTGATGGACGCGGGCGTACCGATCAAAGAACCGGTAAGCGGCATAGCTATGGGCCTGGTCAAGGAGGGGAATAAAGCGGTCATCCTGACCGATATCGCCGGAGTGGAAGATCATTTCGGGGATATGGACTTTAAGGTCGCCGGGACCAAGACCGGCATGACCGCGGTGCAGCTGGACCTTAAGATCGACGGCATAGACCTGGAGCTGCTCAAGAACGCTTTGTCCCAGGCCAAAAAAGCCAGGTTTTTCATCCTGGATAAGATTACCGCGTGCCTTGAAAAGCCGCGCAGCGCCTTATCGGTGTACGCGCCCAGGATCGATAAGATAAAGATCAATACCGAGAAGATCGGCGCGGTCATCGGTCCGGGCGGAAAGACCATTAAGCAGATCATCGCGGCCACCGGCGCCAGCATCGATATAGATGATGACGGAACTGTTTTGGTCGCTTCCAACGACGTGAATAAATCCCAGGCCGCTATTTCGATGATCAAGGCGATCACCGACGATGTGGAAGTGGGCAGGATATATCCGGCGAAAGTCAAGAGGGTCACTACCTTCGGGGCTTTTTGCGAGATAGCGCCGGGTAAAGAGGGACTGGTCCACGTTTCGGAATTGGCGGAGAAATTCGTCAAGGATGTGAACAGCGTGGTAAAGGTCGGAGATGAATTCAAAGTGAAGGTGGTTGAGATAGATGAATTAGGCAGGATCAACCTCAGCAAGAAAAAAGCAGAAGAAACCGACAAAAAGTGA